Proteins from one Panicum virgatum strain AP13 chromosome 7K, P.virgatum_v5, whole genome shotgun sequence genomic window:
- the LOC120641322 gene encoding serine/threonine-protein kinase OXI1-like produces the protein MTAATAPPPPPPRQLSLEDLKAVSVLGRGAKGVVFHVVPTPGDPEGEGAAAAEAAMALKAVSREVARHRKAASGDGDGHRRIWFERDVLLALRHPLLPSLRGVLATDAVVGFAIDRCGGGDLNSLRRRQTEKMFSDSVIRFYAAELVLALEYLHSLGIVYRDLKPENVLIQDSGHIMLVDFDLSTRLPTPPQELDAPAESTKPAPPVAAPSPGRGKLRKPAGAALCFPFRTGGTAKPAADSPSTSRTASSSSSSSTETTASSGASAGARTPAKSNSFVGTEDYVAPEIIAGRGHDFAVDWWGLGVVLYEMLYGRTPFRGQNRKETFYRVLAKQPELVGEQTPLRDLIARLLEKDPEKRIGARGVKAHPFFRGVDWDRILHVARPPFIPTPPQEEDGDDALDVEKVVREVFASNDAEAAKTGEGEKASPEADGGRGGDGEGRRRDPSKEGDFSVFF, from the exons ATGACGGccgccacggcgccgccgccgccgccgccgcggcagctgAGCCTGGAGGACCTGAAGGCGGTGTCCGTGCTGGGGCGCGGCGCCAAGGGCGTCGTGTTCCACGTCGTGCCCACCCCGGGGGAcccggagggcgagggcgccgcggcggcggaggcggccatggcgctcAAGGCGGTCTcgcgggaggtggcgcggcacaggaaggcggcgagcggggacggggacggccACCGCCGGATCTGGTTCGAGCGGGACGTGCTCCTCGCGCTGCGCCACCCGCTGCTCCCCTCGCTCCGCGGCGTCCTCGCCACCGACGCCGTCGTGGGATTCGCCATCgaccgctgcggcggcggcgacctcaaCTCGCTCCGGCGCCGCCAGACCGAGAAGATGTTCTCCGACTCCGTCATCCG GTTCTACGCGGCGGAGCTGGTGCTGGCGCTCGAGTACCTGCACAGCCTCGGCATCGTGTACCGGGACCTCAAGCCGGAGAACGTCCTCATCCAGGACAGCGGCCACATCATGCTCGTCGACTTCGACCTCTCCACGCGGCTCCCGACGCCACCGCAGGAGCTGGACGCGCCGGCCGAGAGCACCAAACCGGCGCCTCCGGTCGCTGCGCCGTCGCCGGGCCGCGGGAAGCTAAGGAAACCCGCGGGCGCCGCCCTGTGCTTCCCATTCCGCACCGGCGGCACCGCGAAGCCGGCCGCGGACTCGCCGTCGACCTCGCGGacggcctcctcgtcgtcctcatccTCCACGGAGACCACGGCCTCCTCCGGGGCCTCGGCCGGCGCGCGGACGCCCGCGAAGTCGAACTCGTTCGTGGGTACGGAGGACTACGTGGCGCCGGAGATCATCGCCGGGCGCGGCCACGACTTCGCCGTGGACTGGTGGGGCCTGGGCGTGGTGCTCTACGAGATGCTCTACGGGCGCACGCCGTTCCGGGGGCAGAACCGCAAGGAGACATTCTACCGCGTCCTCGCCAAGCAGCCGGAGCTCGTCGGCGAGCAGACGCCGCTGCGCGACCTCATCGCCCGCCTCCTCGAGAAGGACCCCGAGAAGCGCatcggcgcgcgcggcgtcaAGGCCCACCCCTTCTTCCGGGGCGTCGACTGGGACCGCATCCTCCACGTGGCGCGCCCGCCGTTCATCCCGACCCCGCCGCAGGAAGAGGACGGCGACGACGCGCTCGACGTCGAGAAGGTCGTGCGCGAGGTGTTCGCGTCCAATGACGCCGAGGCTGCAAAGACGGGCGAGGGCGAGAAGGCTTCGCCGGAGGCGGatgggggccgcggcggcgacggcgaagggCGGAGGAGAGACCCATCAAAAGAGGGTGACTTCTCCGTGTTTTTCTGa